CCAATAAGCCCGCCGAGAGCTGCAGTTTTTTCATTGCGCTGGGCTCCGCCCATCACAAGCGACATCGAAGCGCCAACGGCAATATTAAATGAAACGTAATTAATTGCCGAAATAAACCAATTTGGCAGTGTCGTCGGCTGCTCCAGTGCAACCGAATTGAGATTGGAAAATGTATTATCGATTGACAGTACACTATAAATCGACAGGATAATAACGATTAAAATTAAAAACGGTGTGATACTGCCAATAATAGCTACAAATCGATCTACCTTAGCCATTCCAGCAATAAGTACGAGAATAGCCATTATGCTCGTTCCTGCAAAATAAGGGAAATCGAATTGCTGGTTAAGATTCGAACCAGCTCCCGCAATCATAACGACTCCAACGCCAAAAAGCGTAAATATAATGATATAGTCAATGACAATTCCTAGATAGCGCCCACTAATTTTATAAATGGCATCCCGATGAGAGATGGTCTGCATTCGGCTGCCAATTTGCATTAAAACCATACCAAGATAGGCGAATAACGCAGTTGCGATGACAGCTCCAATAATACCGGAGAGCCCGAAACTCGTGAAGTATTGTAAAATCTCCTGCCCAGATGCAAATCCAGCACCAACAATGACACCTACGAAGGCACTGCCGAGCTGCAATATTTTCCTCATACAATTCTATCTCCCATCTGTTTTCAGTCTGCGTTCGTCTTGTATCCCTTTTCAAAATAGAAAAAATTACCAGTTCCAGCAACGTCCACACATCGCAAGAGATGACTCTATTTCGACCTTTTTTCTATACATTTTAGGGAGAAATATATTTAGTATAGCATAATTTATGTAATTTCACGTTTTTCAGTGGTAAAATGATTCTATTGTCATATATATGTGATTTTTAGATAAAAAATGAGAAAGAAGGTATCTTCATGGTACATGAAAGCTATCGTGATACATGGGCAGAGATATCTTTGGATGCGATTGACGCGAATGTACAATCCTTCCGAAGGCATATTGGAGCAAGTAAGTTTATGGCAGTCGTTAAAGCAGACGGCTATGGCCATGGGGCGGTTCAAGTTGCAGCTGCAGCGCTGAATGCTGGTGCAGATTACTTGGGCGTTGCGCTTTTAGATGAAGCACTAAACTTGAGAGAGGCGGGAATTAATGCCCCGATTCTTGTGCTTGGCTATACTGCTCCACATGCAATAGAAGAGGCTGTGAAGCACGACATTACTCTTACTGTTTTCTCTGATGAATCAGTAACGGAAATGGAGCGTGCTGCACGTTTATGGAATAAACAAGCGAAGGTGCATTTAAAAATAGATAGTGGTATGAATCGGATTGGGGTACGTGATCAGAAAGAGGCGCTAAAAATTTGCAAAACCTTTAATGAATCGACAGTTGCACTGGAGGGGATATTTACACACTTTGCTGATGCCGATAACCAAGATCCAGCATATACATCTGTGCAATATGAAAATTTCACAACTCTTCTTGAATTCTTAAAAGAAAGCGAAATTGAAATTCCGTTAAAGCATTGCTGCAATAGCGCTGCGACAATTGCATACCCTGAAATGCATTTGGATATGGTGCGTGTAGGGATTAGCTTATATGGACTTTATCCGAATGAGCATATGCGAGAAAAAATTCGCTTAAAACAAGTAATGAGTTTAAAAACAAAGCCTGCTATGATAAAGGAAGTAGAATCCGGTCATCCGATTAGCTACGGCTGTACCTATACACCAGATGCTACATCAGTGATTGCGACATTACCAGTAGGCTATGCGGATGGACTCTCCAGACAGCTTTCCAATAAAGGGCATATGACAGTCAAAGGAGCCCGCGTGCCCATTGTCGGAAGAATATGTATGGACCAAACGATGATTGATGTCACTGCTGTCGAACAAATTAATAATACAGATGTTGTGACCATTTTTGGTGATCCTGATGAGGGTTATATTTCGCTTGATGAAGTAGCAGATCACATGCAAACGATTCATTATGAAACGGTTTGTTTAATTGGGAAACGTGTTCCAAGAGTTTATGTATAACGGCTGAAAAATAAGATGGAAGGATGCTTAAGAAGGCATCCTTCATTGTTCTAAAATTATTTCCCTAATCGTACCTCGTCAAGACCTGCCAATTCTGCG
This region of Oceanobacillus sp. FSL K6-2867 genomic DNA includes:
- the alr gene encoding alanine racemase, with the protein product MVHESYRDTWAEISLDAIDANVQSFRRHIGASKFMAVVKADGYGHGAVQVAAAALNAGADYLGVALLDEALNLREAGINAPILVLGYTAPHAIEEAVKHDITLTVFSDESVTEMERAARLWNKQAKVHLKIDSGMNRIGVRDQKEALKICKTFNESTVALEGIFTHFADADNQDPAYTSVQYENFTTLLEFLKESEIEIPLKHCCNSAATIAYPEMHLDMVRVGISLYGLYPNEHMREKIRLKQVMSLKTKPAMIKEVESGHPISYGCTYTPDATSVIATLPVGYADGLSRQLSNKGHMTVKGARVPIVGRICMDQTMIDVTAVEQINNTDVVTIFGDPDEGYISLDEVADHMQTIHYETVCLIGKRVPRVYV